Within the Eucalyptus grandis isolate ANBG69807.140 chromosome 1, ASM1654582v1, whole genome shotgun sequence genome, the region CTTGTTGGAAAAATTCTTCGAAATTGGACAGAACGGAATCGGACTCAACTAAATTATGGATCCCCAGTAATCGAGTCGACAGCACTTCTTTAGGTCTAGATCATCGATCtttgaatataagaaaatgCACAATTACAATTTCTCAAATGCAGAACCGAAAAAGTGCTTTATTGCAAGTGAAATCACTGAAAGACAAGAGGCCAGAAAAGCATCACACACCAAACTAATccaaacttttttgtttttaactaactgtaaaattaaaattccatcTTACAAATTACTCCTGCATCTCTAGCACGCAATCAAAATTCCATCTTACGGGTTGATCAGAATCTTAATATAGAAAATGAACAGATGAAAAAACTGCACTTTCACATATCTCAGGTACACTGGGGACTAATCGAAGCATTACATAAGAACCACGTGAAGTGCATAAACCAAGACAACGCCATCATCTCTCCTGTGTGTAAATGCATCATACATATATGAATCTGTAAGCAAATCAACAGGGTACTACAATTGCAAGTCTTTCATTACTATACAAGGGCGTAGACAATTAAATTACCTGCACAAATGCCCCCCGTGTAAAAACCCATCCGGCGCAAAAATCTTCTGCATCTCATGGAACAATTCCATCGCGTCAATGAACTCACCAAACCGAACCAAGGCATCCATCAAGGCATTCCACCAAACTGCACTCCTCTCGGACAGAGTGAACAAGTCTGCACATGCCTCGAGAGCAAACGGGAAAATGTACTTATCCGGAAAAATTCTTCCATCTTCCAACATCCCCCGAAGCAACGAGATGGCCTCCTCCTTGTGGTCACTGCTTTGCGCGCGGGCCCTTATGAGAGCGTTCCGCATGAACGCATTCGGATTCTCAACTTGTTGAAACACCTGATAAGCATAGTCGATGCTCCGTGAGGACGAGAAGTAGAGGATTTTGCTATGGAGGAAGGGGGTCTGCGGATCGTTGTCGGTCATTGTCGTGGTGCACAGAGCTTCAGCGTGGATTTGCTTGAGATGGGATATGTCTGAGCAGTCGTTTACCAATTGAAGAAGACGACAGAGAATCGCTTTGGTCTAGACATTGAGAGTGTGCGGAGGGATTGTGGAGAGGTTGTGAGAGCCATGATGCCCCTACCAACAGAGGTTTCATTAAGATGTAGTTATACATACGTCGGTTTTGGAATGAATCATT harbors:
- the LOC120296273 gene encoding pentatricopeptide repeat-containing protein At1g59720, chloroplastic/mitochondrial-like; the encoded protein is MTDNDPQTPFLHSKILYFSSSRSIDYAYQVFQQVENPNAFMRNALIRARAQSSDHKEEAISLLRGMLEDGRIFPDKYIFPFALEACADLFTLSERSAVWWNALMDALVRFGEFIDAMELFHEMQKIFAPDGFLHGGHLCRRDDGVVLVYALHVVLM